The Phaseolus vulgaris cultivar G19833 chromosome 5, P. vulgaris v2.0, whole genome shotgun sequence genomic interval TGTTAACTAGGAATATCATAAACTCAATAAATATTAGAGATTTATCTATAGAGATAAAGAACATTTCATATAAGTgataacaaaatttatattataagtcggttttgtaaggttgagttaaactttaaattcacttcttattatGATATTAGAATAATTTAAAGTCTATTTTATCGAGAGTTTATTGGACTTAGTAGGTCACTCACTATGAgaccacccataaatatatagttcaCATACGACTTCGACGTGAGGGGTGTGTGTTGGAAATTCCAAATCGACTAGCGATAAAggtatttcataatatataagtgggtgcaaacttcaTCTTTTAGCCGATTTTATAATGTTGAGTTAGACTTTTCCCTCTTAGTAGTTTGAGATAAACTATCATATCATTTTGGAAGTGAATTTTAagatgaagtttttttttatataaaaaactttcatgttagacatcactatgtTACTTGACATCACTATGTTACTTGACATATGAGTtagactgacacctcaagtaacaacaatcatttgccatcacatgaaaaaaatattattaaaaaaaggaaaaataaagaaaatacaaaaatatgggaggattagaccaaaactcatatgttaacaaaaacgatacataggtaaactatacctattaataaagaattctaagaagcctattataccaatgaaaggattctctatgaataaattctaaattagccaacttatcagcacacatattttttaagatgaaatttgaatacatatattttttaatttttttaacatataatattatattcaattgaactaataattgtttaaaacagattgaagattaatttataattgaCTTTGAATATATAATATTGGTTTGTGTGTGAAAAGTGTGGATCCAAATACTAGCAAGAACTGCAATGGAAAGTGTCTAgtattaataaataatgtaaCAAGGTATCATTTACTTTTACAtatgtttatttaattaaaaacttaGAGTTTTAAGTGTCTGATTAAATGAAGAAATATTTATCTTCTCAATTTCTacacaacacaaacaaattttGTTTCGATCATTAGTAGATATTTAAATAATTgtctaaatttatataaaatgtattttatcgGTACGTTATCTTCTTGTCGTCAttacctttttattttattatttatttatttttaacttgtctatttattaataaaatatttaattataactctttcaattttaaaaatacaacaaTATGGTATCAATATGGTATTTTTAAGATTTAATTAAGTCCCttaaaaatttttaaaaatacaacaaGGTGATCATTGATCATCTATTAAAATTTACCTAGTTAGTTTTACAAAGCATCACTATTCATTAATCATAAGTGGAaataacctaaaccctaaaactGATACTATCTATTTATTATCGATTTTATATAAGTGGAAATAAATCTTAACTTACAAAGTCAATTTTATATGGTTGACTTAgacttaaattttgttttcttaataattattaagcatatcttttaaatttttaattttttatcaacaaaaaattatagTAATATAAAGTATTTAGATGCTCCAACTTGTGTACACATATATACAATAAACaaagcaaaataaataaaaaaaggcaTCCTAAACCTCAAAAACTACTTTCAATATGAGCCTATCTTGCACAATTAAGCAAATCTCTAACACAAACTAAAACTTTGCAACAACAAGTGCATAGTAACAAAACCTATACAGTCTCTTGCAACCAAACAAAAAGATCACTACAAAAGATAAGGTCCCATCTTCTTATCATATTACCTAACTCCCAAACTTCCTTATAAGATTACCTAGCCATGTTGATCCTCCACATTTTAAGGCTATAGTTTAGATAGTACCAGAAATAAGGTTGGGACAATGTATTCAAATTTGGCATAACATCCAACAATCTAAACCAACCATGTATGGCACTGAACAAAAACTCTCCAATAAACTCTTTTATTTTGTCTTCCTTTAGTCTTCTTTTGATGTCattattcttataatttaaTCCTCATAAATATGTTGTCAAAAGCATTTCAAACCTTTAAAATCAAATTAGGCATATAGATATTTTAAGCATGTAGTTGGAGTAAAGAACCAACCAAAATATGTAAATTTGGCCTTTAGATATTTATTAGTGATCCAAGCCCAAGCCTTAATTTGTGCCAAGGTGGATACCTCCTCAACATCTATCTTACATTTCCTAAAGATGTTATTatttgtgtggatctaacaTATTCCATATTATGGCGATCCACATACATTTCCACCCATAGTTACCTTTACTACTTAATCATAGgagtttaaaatgaaaaaaaaaatggttactTGAAAGATTTGATATATCGTAGAAACTCCAGTCTACATCACCATTATGCTAGATATTTTCAACTAACTTATAGCTAAAAAATAGGTTGCTTACTGACTCTTCATCCCTACCACATAGAACACATATCTTGTTTTTCACTTCTATCCCTCTAACTAGTAGATTATCTCTCGTTGGTTCTTTATTCAATTACATTTTCCATACAAAATGTTGGGAAGATGGTAGAGCTttgattttctaaaaaaaaatgtacaattTAGCACCTTTCCCTACTAATCCATTTTGTAATTTCTTGTATAAAAATTTCACGGTATATGTTAGTGTTCATATTTCTTCCAAAGTCAAACATCATCCCTCTCTCTATCTAGGACACATTGTTCTTAGCTCTGCATCAAAATAAACACATGTGATTTCTCCCACTCAAACCATTCTCGTCTCCATTTCATGTTCCATtcctaaatatttttctttctagaTGATAGTCTCCCCTAGAGTAATCTCTTTAAACAATGAATTTGCATATAACGTAGGGAAGTTAAAGAGTTTTATATCTTTTACCCATAACCCCCCTCTTCATTAGgcttacaaatattttttccatTTAACCATGTTATTCTCTTATAAAAAATCCTTtgaatttttctaattttttttcttgactCTAGAAGGCATTTTGAAGAGAGGTAAAAAGAAATATGTAGAGTTGAAAGGACATATTTTATTAGAGTAATTCTCCCCACAAAAGATATACTTTTTGCCTTCCATTTTGCTAACCTCTTCGTAATTTTCATTATCATGGTCTGCCAAAATTTGCATCTTCTATGATTTCTTTCTACTTGTAGACCTAAATATGTAAAAGGAATTACCATAATACTATAATTTAGAGTAAcctaaaatgttttaatttaccCTTATTCCCTCTATCTTAGTCTTATAAAAATTTACCTTGAGTCTAGACACAAGTTCAAAACAATGGAGAATTCTCTTTATTACTAGAATGTTTTGATTTTTAGCCTCACAAAATGATTGTATGATCTGCAAACTACAATATATTTACTCCTACCTTCTTTGTTTCCAACATTAATCCCttctaaaacatgtttttttccTGTTTTCTTGACTAAACCTTCTAttgttattaaaaatagaaacgGGACTACATGATCCCCTTATCTCAATCCTTTACATAAACTAAACTCTTGTGCTGGACTACCATTAACCCAGACTAAGATTCCAAACAACTCTTTATCCACTTAATCCATTTTTTACTGAAACCTAATATTTCATCAAATAGTAGAGGAAATCTCAATTTACCGAGTCATATGCTTTCTCAAAATCCACTTTTAGGATAATCTCACCTCTATTTTTCCTTCTTATTTCATCCATCACTTCATTTGCAACAACCAACTGTTTAATACACTTCTTTCTCCTATGAATGCATATTTTTTATGGTCAATGATTTTATTTGACACACTTTTTGCGAAAAGAGGTTATCGAACGGATACCTCAATCCTTATCCCAGGCAATTGTGTTAGCCAAACTGTTTGAGGAAAAATCGGTTCCTCTTTTTCCTTCACCTCGGCCTCGTTACCCATCCTTCTCCCTGAAATCAACCTATCACCCTATATCCCCCAAATCCCAAAGTTAGGAGAAAACGTTCATACCTCCTCCCTCATCCAACCTTACTTATCCTCTTTTGCCTACACCGTCAAAACCTAGTCACCTTAAGAAATTATCACCAGTAATTTTGTAGAAAAAAGGGCTTGTGTTTTACATGCGATGAATATTCTCCAACTCATAAGTGTGCCAATAAACACTATTTCCTTCTGCAAGCGACAAAAGAAGTGGACGACCTTGTTGCTGAGTTAGACTATCCTCAATTAGCCGCAATCACTCCACCAGATATGGCTTCGATGATCACCTCTAGTACCATGCTTTGAAGGGCACAGCAGCCAGAGTAACAATCCATTTTACAGGGTATATTAATAAGATAGAAACCCAAATTCTTCTAGATGGAGGCAACTCGGATAATTTCATACAACCTAGACTTGTCAAATTTCTCAAGTTAACAGTTCATCCAACACCTTTGTTTCAAGTGGTAGTAGGGAATGGGGAATAGTTGGCCTGTGAAGGTCAAGTTCATAACATTCCAAATCATATTCAAGGTCATTGCTTACGAGTTTCAGCCTATTTACTTTCAATTGCTGCTGCAAAAATTGGTTTTGGGCACTTAATGGCTTGCTACGCTAGACACACATCTGGTTAACTATAATCAACGCTTCATTACATTTTATATGGATGGCGCTGTAATTACATTACAAGGCGACATTAGCAGCCAAGCTAGTCTCGCTCAGTTTCATCAATTCAAACGCTTGCAGGTGACTGGTGCAATTGTAGAATTATACACGTTACAACTGAGTTCTCTAGAGGAATCTGATTCAACTTAGTGCATTTTACCTTTTGCATTAGACCCTGACATCAGGGTGTTGCTGCATAAATACAAGACTATTTTTCAACCACCTCATGGATTACCTCCTTCTCGTGCACACAGTCATACCTTTACTACCCAATATTACCCTAGTGTGAGTGCGTCCTTATCGCTATCCTCATAGTCAGAAAACCGAGATTGAACGATTGGTCACGAAGATGTTGGCCGAAGGTATCATTCAACCCAGCTTTAGTCTTTTCTCTTCACCAATGCTACTAGTGAAAAAGAACGATGGTACATGGCGCTTTTGTACAGATTATCGAACCCTTAATGCAGTCACCATCAAGGATTTGTCTCTTATGCCCACAATCGATGAATTATTGGATGAATTGTTTGGAGCTCAATTCTTCTCCAAATTAGATTTGCGTTCTGGCTATCATCAAATATTGGTGCAACCTACCGATCGCCATAAGATCGCCTTTCGAACGCATCATGGTTTATATGAATGGTTAGTCATGCCATTCGAGTTGACAAATGCCCCAGCTACCTTCAAAGCCCTCATGAATTCtattttttctgattttctacGAAAAATTGTGTTTGTGTTCTTCGatgatattttgatttataGTCCAAACTGGACTACTCATCTTGATCATCTGTCCCAGGTTCTCAAATTGTTGCACCAACACTCCTAAGTCGCCAAACTCTCCAAAtgttcttttttaaaaattgaatatttaggTCATGTGGTTACAGAGGAGGGTGTCCATGTGGATGAATCTAAAATCACAATTGTCAAACAATGGCCAATTCCCACTACAGTGAAACAACTTCAAGCTTTCCTTGATCTCACCAGCTATTATCGCATGTTTATTAAGAATTTTGCCATTATTGTTGCACCACTTACGGATCTGTTGAAGAAAGATGTTTTTCGTTGGTCTGCACATACTGAAATAGCTTTCACTACTCTTAAAATAGCATTGACACATGCACTTGTGCTGGTTTTACCAAATTTCAGTCAGTTATTTGTATTGGAAactgatgcttcttctcttgggattGGAGTTGTGCTTACTTAAAATAATCATCATATAGCATTTTTTTCCAAGAAATTGAAACCTCGCATGCAACAAAAATCTGCATACGCTAGGGAAATGCATGCCATCACAAAGGTGGTTGCCAAGTTTCGTCATTACTTACTTGGTCACAAATTTGTTATCAAAACGGATCATCAAAGTCTCAAAGAAATGCAAGCTCAAGTCATTCAAACACCAGTGCAGCAAACATGGCTTCCAAAGCTATTGGGGTTTGATTTTACGATTGAATATAAACGAGGTAAAGATAATCAAGCAGCAGATGCCCTGTCCCAAGCATTCTTTTCTTGTTCTAGTCTCCAATTTGACTTTCTCCACCAATTGCGTCACGAACTAGAACACTATGATCCCTTGCTAGAATTTCCAACAACCACCATTGATCCTAAATTCTTGGTTAAGCACGATGATTTATGGTTTTGGAAAGATCGGTTATTCATTCCAGCTTAGTCAAATATTAAACAACTACTCCTTAAAGAATTTCACGACTCACCCATAAGCGGTCATGCTGGCATTCAACGTACTTTAGCCCATATCTCCGCTCAATTTTTTTGGAAGGGCCTCAATCATGACATTAGGGAGTATGTTCGATCTTGTTCCATATGTCAACAAGCCAAATATGTCACTCAACCCCCGGCTGGACTTCTTCAACCATTACCCATCCCTACTCAAATTTGGCAGATATAGCGATGGACTTCATTACAGGGTTACCTCTGTCACATGGGTACTCAATAATCATGGTGGTCATTGATAgactttcaaaattttcctatttCATACCCATTCTGGCTTCGCATACAACCCACATGGTGGCTGGCGTTTTAGTCCAAAATGCCCTCAAAATTCATGGCATACCTCATTTTATAGTCTCAGATTAAGACAAAAATTTTATTAGTAAGTTTTGGCAATACCTCAATCTCAAGGAACAACCTTAGCTATGAGTTCTTCTTACCATCCACAAACTGATGGTTAATCCGAAGTCTTAAATAGATGTTTGGAAATGTATCTTTGGTGCTTCACTCAACACACCCCTTAATCTTGGTATAAACTTCTACCATGGGCTACCTATTGGTATAATACTGCTTTTCATTCAGCAATAGGAATGACCTCGTATCGTGCAATATTTGGTCGTGACCCCCCACAGATTTTAAGGTATACATCTTCTCTCAATGATGAAGTCATTGTAAGCCAACAGTTACAGGAGTGTGACATGTTGCTGGATCAACTTAAGCATAATTTGCATCGCTCACAACACAAGATGAAAGCCTATGCAGATGGTAAAAGGAAAGAGGTGTAACTAGTTGTGGGAGATTATGTCTTTGTCAAGCTCCAACCATATCGCCAAATCTATGTGGCTTCACGCAAAAATCAAAAGTTGAGTATGATGTCTTTTGGCCCATTTCCCCATACTTGAACGCATAAGCCCGGTGGCATACAAGTTACAGCTTCCCGTGACTGTCCGCATAAATCCCATATT includes:
- the LOC137834165 gene encoding uncharacterized mitochondrial protein AtMg00860-like, with amino-acid sequence MTYVKDEESLWKKKGLQGLSFDMEEKDNWVWKDGELPVYTVNSAYNCHVVTEEGVHVDESKITIVKQWPIPTTVKQLQAFLDLTSYYRMFIKNFAIIVAPLTDLLKKDVFRWSAHTEIAFTTLKIALTHALVLVLPNFSQLFVLETDASSLGIGVVLT